In one Echinicola marina genomic region, the following are encoded:
- a CDS encoding Fur family transcriptional regulator yields MSIAAGILQDHGILLTDTRTKVIEYILEKQKACSMKELQKALATTARQEKPINKTTFYRTIDLFEEKGIVHRIDDGSGTAKYAISKHDSTNGKWHLHFRCEVCNRTFCLPDPIPNELLSIGGNHHVKKINMVLQGICEKCCEN; encoded by the coding sequence ATGAGCATAGCAGCAGGCATACTTCAGGATCATGGAATTCTTTTAACAGATACTCGTACCAAGGTGATTGAATACATTCTTGAGAAGCAAAAGGCTTGTAGCATGAAAGAACTTCAAAAAGCTTTGGCAACTACTGCCCGGCAGGAAAAACCGATAAATAAAACGACTTTCTATCGCACCATAGACCTTTTTGAAGAAAAAGGAATAGTACACAGGATTGATGATGGTAGTGGGACAGCAAAATATGCCATATCAAAGCATGACTCAACCAATGGAAAATGGCATCTCCACTTTCGCTGTGAAGTGTGTAATAGAACCTTCTGTTTACCTGATCCTATACCAAATGAGCTACTTTCAATTGGGGGCAATCATCATGTAAAGAAGATAAATATGGTGCTCCAGGGTATCTGTGAAAAATGTTGTGAAAACTAA
- a CDS encoding cation diffusion facilitator family transporter, giving the protein MNKSTFKISKMDCPSEEQMIRMKLEPLSQVKHLEFDIPARKLEVFHQDEVLPIQNAISELNLNDQLQSTTEAEMPIAEDETKHKKILWWVLGINFGFFVAEMTTGWISRSMGLIADSLDMLADSIVYGLSLFAVGAAISRKKKVAKISGYFQMALALLGFSEVLRRFFTQSETPLFQWMIIVSLLALAGNLISLWLINKAKSKEAHMQASAIFTSNDIIVNAGVILAGVLVYWLESKWPDLIVGGIVFAFVMRGAIRILRLAK; this is encoded by the coding sequence ATGAATAAAAGCACTTTCAAAATAAGCAAAATGGACTGCCCCTCAGAGGAGCAAATGATCCGTATGAAACTGGAACCTCTCAGTCAGGTAAAGCATCTGGAGTTTGATATTCCGGCACGTAAGCTGGAAGTATTTCATCAGGATGAAGTACTGCCTATACAAAATGCCATCAGTGAACTAAACCTCAACGATCAACTCCAGAGTACTACTGAGGCAGAAATGCCTATTGCCGAAGACGAGACCAAGCACAAGAAAATACTCTGGTGGGTGCTGGGCATCAATTTTGGATTTTTTGTAGCCGAAATGACCACCGGATGGATATCCAGGTCCATGGGCTTGATAGCCGACTCGCTGGATATGCTGGCTGATTCCATTGTCTATGGTCTGAGTCTCTTTGCGGTGGGAGCAGCTATTTCCCGCAAGAAAAAAGTTGCCAAGATCAGTGGTTACTTTCAGATGGCCCTGGCCCTGCTTGGGTTTTCGGAAGTACTACGTAGGTTTTTTACTCAAAGCGAAACGCCTCTGTTCCAGTGGATGATTATTGTATCCCTGCTTGCTTTAGCGGGCAACCTCATTTCACTATGGCTGATCAACAAGGCAAAAAGTAAAGAGGCCCACATGCAGGCCAGTGCGATCTTTACCTCTAATGACATCATCGTTAACGCAGGGGTGATACTGGCCGGGGTATTGGTTTATTGGCTGGAAAGCAAATGGCCTGATTTGATTGTAGGCGGGATCGTTTTTGCCTTTGTGATGCGTGGTGCAATTAGGATTTTAAGGTTAGCAAAGTGA
- a CDS encoding JAB domain-containing protein yields MDSNNKDIVSSQVAEIVLSYKANSKVSQKPQITSSLTAIRILRANWDESKIEFIEEFKVILLNRANRVLGIINASSGGTAGTVVDLKVIFGAAMKASATAMIISHNHPSGTLKPSEQDKRLTEKMVKAGKLLELPVLDHIIITTEGYYSFADEGGL; encoded by the coding sequence ATGGACAGCAACAACAAAGACATCGTATCCAGCCAAGTAGCAGAAATTGTACTAAGTTACAAGGCCAATTCAAAGGTTTCCCAAAAGCCCCAAATCACGTCCTCCTTGACTGCCATTAGGATTTTAAGGGCCAACTGGGATGAGTCGAAAATAGAGTTTATTGAAGAATTTAAGGTTATTCTCCTAAATAGGGCTAACCGTGTCCTTGGAATTATCAACGCCTCATCCGGAGGAACTGCAGGGACTGTAGTAGACCTGAAAGTGATCTTTGGGGCAGCCATGAAAGCATCTGCTACGGCTATGATAATTTCGCATAACCATCCATCCGGTACCTTAAAACCCAGTGAACAGGATAAAAGACTAACGGAAAAAATGGTGAAAGCCGGGAAATTATTGGAATTGCCGGTATTGGATCATATTATCATCACAACCGAAGGATATTATTCATTCGCGGATGAAGGAGGGCTGTAA